In one window of Thunnus thynnus chromosome 23, fThuThy2.1, whole genome shotgun sequence DNA:
- the ssbp1 gene encoding single-stranded DNA-binding protein, mitochondrial, which translates to MLRSASTQIFRQMVRYRSTDTSLILERSINRVQLLGRVGQDPVMRQVEGRNPVTIFSVATNEMWRSGDGEMTSTGDISQKTTWHRVSVFKPGLRDVAYQYVKKGSRILVEGKLDYGEYVDKNQVRRQATTIIADNIVFLSDNVRDRT; encoded by the exons ATGTTGAGAAGTGCCTCAACACAG ATCTTCAGACAGATGGTGAGATACAGGAGTACAGACACCAGCCTCATCTTGGAGAGAT CGATAAACCGCGTACAGCTGTTAGGACGAgttggtcaggaccccgtgaTGAGACAAGTGGAGGGTCGCAACCCTGTTACCATCTTCTCAGTAGCAACCAACGAGATGTGGCGCTCTGGAGACGGAGAGATGACCTCAACAG GTGACATCAGTCAGAAGACGACGTGGCATCGCGTGTCGGTGTTCAAACCTGGTCTGAGGGACGTGGCCTACCAGTACGTCAAGAAAGG GTCTAGGATTCTAGTGGAGGGAAAACTGGACTATGGAGAGTATGTAGACAAGAACCAAGTGAGACGCCAGGCCACCACCATCATTGCAg acaaCATCGTGTTCCTGAGCGACAACGTCCGAGACCGAACCTGA